Proteins from one Pseudarthrobacter sp. BIM B-2242 genomic window:
- a CDS encoding ribonuclease domain-containing protein: MRNRSVVALLLTGLLAIALLAFGGTGILESLAGSPTPATSSSAAPVPEAPVPGPAEVRTPAAVPGPDAAPANPSGLPSISESALPAEARRTLALIRAGGPYSYSQDDKTFGNFERLLPRQSSGYYREYTVPTPGESDRGARRIVAGAGGEKYYTQDHYDSFTFIAEGS; the protein is encoded by the coding sequence ATGCGCAACCGCTCTGTCGTTGCCCTGCTGCTGACAGGCTTGCTGGCCATTGCCCTGCTCGCTTTCGGCGGCACCGGGATCCTTGAATCCCTGGCGGGAAGTCCGACGCCGGCAACAAGTTCCAGCGCTGCACCGGTACCGGAGGCTCCCGTGCCGGGTCCGGCGGAGGTCCGCACCCCTGCAGCCGTTCCGGGACCGGACGCTGCTCCGGCGAACCCTTCCGGCCTTCCCTCGATCAGCGAATCCGCGCTTCCTGCCGAAGCACGCAGAACGCTGGCCCTCATCCGCGCCGGCGGGCCCTACTCGTACAGCCAGGATGACAAAACGTTCGGCAACTTTGAGCGCCTCCTGCCGCGGCAGTCGTCAGGCTATTACCGGGAGTACACGGTGCCCACACCCGGAGAGTCTGACCGGGGTGCCCGCCGGATTGTCGCCGGAGCCGGGGGAGAGAAGTACTACACGCAGGACCACTACGACTCGTTCACGTTCATCGCAGAAGGCAGCTGA
- the glgX gene encoding glycogen debranching protein GlgX, whose amino-acid sequence MVMPLFDTASTMDASSAHPLGVSLPRPGAGRDKALPDSANVAVYAPGVENLEIAYKAPGSEWRRQALPNVTHGVHHGIVVDFPYGSRYGFRAVSKSEALPLSFPTLNLDDDAGQPLLLDPYGRAVDQREGFLTSVRMAGHFDWGTDQRPRQHWRNTIIYESHVRGQSMLHPDVPEELRGTYAGMAHPAIIEHFKSLGITSVQLLPVHFHLDEQHLQNLGLTNYWGYNTAAFFAPHPDYATKAAQEAGPQAVQDEFKGMVKLLHAAGLEVILDVVYNHTAEGGADGPTISFRGLGEEIYYRTDGHGRYVDTTGCGNTLNFGHPRVVQLVLDSLRYWVDEFHIDGFRFDLAVTLCRNAANEFDPRHPFLVAVAADPVLSDVKLISEPWDVGYGGWQTGRFPGGWVDWNDHFRDGVRSFWLADRAAIESGGHGGSVARLADAMSGSSELFKASGRSRLASLNLITAHDGFTLNDLVSYDRKHNEANGEQNRDGHGDNRSFNHGFEGPTEDEDILAQRAQSRRNLMASMMFSLGVPMITGGDELARTQQGNNNAYCQDNPLAWIDWTHTPESHEMLRSTKRYIRLRKEFLASQPHDFPARDEQSYLFWFDHAGQPMSMERWNDPRHRVMQLLLGSDDGTIAGLVVVNGSKSNVKITLPEVTNDDGTPRRMFELRLTTSPLHELRQGGRVASGETDLVEAYSINIYRT is encoded by the coding sequence ATGGTTATGCCGCTATTTGACACCGCTTCCACCATGGATGCCTCTTCGGCGCATCCTCTCGGTGTCAGCCTTCCGCGCCCTGGGGCCGGTCGCGACAAAGCCCTGCCGGACAGTGCCAATGTCGCTGTCTATGCGCCGGGCGTCGAAAACCTGGAGATCGCGTACAAGGCCCCCGGCAGCGAGTGGCGGCGGCAGGCCCTTCCCAATGTCACCCACGGCGTGCATCACGGGATTGTGGTGGATTTTCCGTACGGATCGCGCTACGGGTTCCGTGCTGTTTCCAAATCCGAAGCACTGCCGCTGTCCTTCCCCACGCTGAACCTGGACGACGACGCCGGGCAGCCGCTGCTTCTCGATCCTTACGGCCGTGCGGTGGATCAGCGGGAGGGCTTCCTGACGAGCGTCCGGATGGCGGGCCATTTCGACTGGGGAACAGACCAGAGGCCGCGCCAGCACTGGCGGAACACGATCATCTATGAGTCCCACGTCCGTGGCCAGAGCATGTTGCATCCCGATGTGCCCGAGGAACTGCGCGGAACCTACGCGGGCATGGCCCACCCGGCCATCATTGAGCATTTCAAGAGCCTCGGCATCACCTCGGTCCAGCTGCTCCCGGTGCACTTCCACCTTGACGAGCAGCACCTGCAGAACCTTGGCCTGACCAATTACTGGGGCTACAACACGGCTGCCTTTTTCGCGCCGCACCCGGACTATGCCACCAAAGCCGCGCAGGAAGCCGGACCGCAGGCTGTCCAGGACGAGTTCAAGGGAATGGTCAAGCTGCTGCACGCGGCCGGACTCGAGGTGATCCTTGACGTGGTGTACAACCACACCGCCGAGGGCGGGGCCGATGGCCCCACGATCAGCTTCCGCGGTCTCGGCGAGGAAATCTATTACCGCACCGACGGCCACGGAAGGTACGTGGATACAACGGGCTGCGGAAACACATTGAACTTCGGCCACCCCCGGGTGGTCCAGCTGGTCCTGGATTCCCTCCGCTACTGGGTGGACGAGTTCCATATCGACGGCTTCCGCTTTGACCTGGCCGTGACGCTCTGCCGGAACGCGGCCAACGAATTTGATCCGCGGCATCCCTTCCTCGTGGCGGTGGCCGCTGATCCTGTGCTGTCCGACGTGAAGCTCATCTCCGAGCCCTGGGATGTGGGCTACGGGGGCTGGCAGACAGGACGCTTCCCGGGCGGCTGGGTTGACTGGAACGACCACTTCCGGGACGGCGTGCGCTCCTTCTGGCTTGCCGACCGCGCCGCCATCGAGTCCGGCGGCCACGGCGGGTCGGTGGCCCGCCTGGCGGATGCCATGTCCGGATCGTCGGAGCTCTTTAAGGCATCGGGCCGTTCCAGGCTCGCATCCCTCAACCTCATCACTGCCCACGACGGCTTCACCCTCAACGACCTCGTTTCTTACGACCGTAAACACAACGAGGCCAATGGGGAGCAGAACCGGGACGGGCACGGGGACAACCGCAGCTTCAACCACGGCTTCGAAGGCCCCACCGAGGATGAGGACATCCTGGCCCAGCGGGCACAGTCCCGGCGCAACCTCATGGCGTCGATGATGTTTTCGCTGGGGGTGCCCATGATCACCGGCGGTGACGAGCTGGCACGCACCCAGCAGGGCAACAACAATGCGTACTGCCAGGACAACCCCCTCGCCTGGATTGACTGGACCCACACGCCTGAATCGCACGAGATGCTCCGCAGCACCAAGCGCTACATCCGGCTGCGCAAGGAGTTCCTGGCCAGCCAGCCGCACGACTTTCCGGCACGGGATGAGCAGTCGTACCTGTTCTGGTTTGACCACGCCGGCCAGCCCATGTCCATGGAACGGTGGAATGATCCCCGGCACCGGGTGATGCAGCTCCTGCTCGGCTCGGACGACGGCACCATAGCGGGCCTGGTAGTGGTCAACGGCAGCAAATCCAACGTCAAGATCACGCTCCCCGAAGTCACTAATGACGACGGCACGCCGCGCCGGATGTTCGAACTCCGGCTGACCACCTCGCCTCTTCACGAGCTCCGGCAAGGCGGCCGCGTGGCATCCGGCGAGACGGACCTCGTTGAGGCGTACTCCATCAACATCTACCGCACGTAG
- the glgP gene encoding alpha-glucan family phosphorylase, translated as MKAIRRFTVRTVLPEPIRPLVRLATNLRWSWHRPTRELFASLNLRKWEESGQDPVSFLGRVSREEFQALAADKSVVERVRAAADDLDRYLDEPRWYQGLGADAPAAIAYFSPEFGITEVLPQYSGGLGILAGDHLKAASDLGVPLIGVGLLYQAGYFKQSLSRDAWQQETYPVLDPDGLPLTLLREPSAGGNGRPLQIALPLPNGRRLLAHIWRADVGRVPLLLLDSNVPGNDDAARGVTDRLYGGGGDHRLQQELLLGMGGVKALRAYQQLTGTAAPEVFHTNEGHAGFLGIERIQELMSGEAALTFDEALAAGRASTVFTTHTPVPAGIDRFEISQIQHFFQAGLAPAVPVDRILELGRENYADGNPSVFNMAVMGLRLAQRANGVAKLHGEVSRGMFSALWPGFDHSEVPITSVTNGVHVPTWVDGRIARLAREQFGPEAEANGRWDLAYNVSDADVWALRRAMRSALVDDVRRRLRAAWKKRGAADAELAWTDSVLDPDVLTIGFARRVPTYKRLTLMLREPDRLKALLLHPEHPIQLVIAGKSHPADDAGKKMIQDLVRFTDDPEVRHRIAFLPNYDIAMARTLFPGCDVWLNNPLRPLEACGTSGMKAAINGSLNLSVMDGWWDEMYDGENGWAIPTANNDASPEERDDIEAAALYELLETQVAPRFYGSTVSSSAGAAGPSSTGAEKVPTHWVSMIKHTLSHLGPAVSAERMLHDYVNVLYRPAAEAGRRAVANSYSQARSLAAWTAQVRSAWPLLHVEHVDSVGVSEDPQIGDTMQVNAYVALHTLTPADVSVEVAYGRAEESDTLSDVTLMELQAKEDLGSGRHLFSGSLTIDRSGPFGYTVRVLPRHEALASKAELGLIVNA; from the coding sequence GTGAAGGCAATCCGCAGATTTACCGTCAGAACTGTCCTCCCCGAGCCGATCAGGCCCCTGGTCCGGTTGGCGACCAACCTGCGCTGGTCCTGGCACCGGCCCACCCGGGAACTTTTCGCCAGCCTCAACCTCCGGAAATGGGAGGAAAGCGGGCAGGATCCGGTGAGCTTCCTGGGCCGGGTCAGCCGTGAGGAGTTCCAGGCCCTGGCCGCGGACAAGTCCGTTGTGGAACGTGTCCGGGCCGCCGCCGATGACCTCGACCGGTACCTCGACGAGCCGCGCTGGTACCAGGGCCTGGGCGCCGATGCCCCCGCCGCCATCGCGTACTTCTCCCCCGAATTTGGCATCACCGAGGTCCTGCCGCAGTACTCGGGCGGCCTTGGCATCCTGGCCGGCGACCACCTCAAGGCGGCATCGGACCTGGGCGTGCCCCTGATCGGCGTCGGGCTCCTGTACCAGGCCGGCTACTTCAAGCAGTCTCTGTCCAGGGACGCCTGGCAGCAGGAAACGTACCCGGTCCTGGACCCGGACGGCCTTCCCCTGACCCTGCTCCGGGAGCCGTCCGCCGGCGGTAACGGCCGGCCCCTGCAGATCGCCCTTCCGTTGCCCAACGGCCGGCGGCTCCTGGCGCACATCTGGCGTGCCGACGTCGGACGTGTTCCCCTGCTGCTCCTTGACTCCAACGTTCCGGGCAACGACGACGCCGCCCGCGGCGTCACCGACCGGCTCTACGGCGGCGGCGGCGACCATCGCCTGCAGCAGGAACTCCTGCTGGGCATGGGCGGGGTCAAGGCACTGCGCGCCTACCAGCAGCTCACCGGGACGGCGGCACCCGAGGTGTTCCACACCAATGAGGGGCACGCCGGTTTCCTGGGGATCGAGCGGATCCAGGAGCTGATGTCCGGCGAGGCGGCCCTGACCTTTGACGAGGCCCTCGCAGCCGGCCGCGCCTCCACCGTCTTCACCACCCACACCCCGGTGCCTGCGGGCATTGACCGCTTTGAGATTTCGCAGATCCAGCACTTCTTCCAGGCCGGACTGGCGCCCGCCGTGCCGGTGGACCGGATCCTGGAGCTTGGCCGGGAAAACTACGCCGACGGCAACCCGTCAGTCTTCAACATGGCGGTCATGGGCCTTCGGCTGGCGCAGCGGGCCAACGGCGTGGCCAAGCTGCACGGCGAAGTCTCACGCGGGATGTTCTCCGCGCTGTGGCCTGGCTTTGACCACTCCGAGGTGCCCATCACCTCCGTCACCAACGGCGTGCACGTACCCACCTGGGTTGACGGGCGCATCGCCCGGCTCGCCCGGGAACAGTTCGGGCCCGAGGCCGAAGCCAACGGGCGCTGGGACCTGGCCTACAACGTCAGCGATGCCGACGTCTGGGCCCTGCGCCGGGCCATGCGGTCCGCCCTCGTGGACGACGTCCGCCGCCGGCTGAGGGCTGCCTGGAAGAAGCGGGGTGCCGCCGACGCCGAGCTCGCCTGGACGGACAGCGTGCTGGACCCCGATGTCCTGACCATCGGCTTCGCCCGCCGCGTCCCGACGTACAAGCGCCTTACCCTGATGCTGCGCGAGCCTGACCGGCTCAAGGCACTGCTGCTGCACCCCGAGCACCCCATCCAGCTCGTGATCGCCGGAAAATCCCACCCGGCCGATGATGCGGGCAAGAAAATGATCCAGGACCTGGTCCGTTTCACCGACGACCCCGAAGTCCGGCACAGGATTGCCTTCCTGCCGAACTATGACATCGCCATGGCCAGGACGCTCTTCCCGGGCTGCGACGTGTGGCTGAACAACCCGCTGCGCCCGCTGGAGGCCTGCGGCACGTCGGGCATGAAGGCCGCCATCAACGGTTCGCTGAACCTTTCGGTGATGGACGGCTGGTGGGACGAGATGTACGACGGCGAAAACGGCTGGGCCATCCCCACGGCCAACAATGATGCGTCCCCCGAGGAGCGCGACGACATCGAGGCGGCTGCGCTCTACGAACTTCTGGAGACGCAGGTGGCGCCGCGCTTCTACGGGAGCACGGTGTCCAGCAGCGCGGGAGCGGCCGGGCCTTCGAGCACCGGCGCGGAGAAGGTTCCCACGCACTGGGTGTCCATGATCAAGCACACCCTGTCGCACCTGGGTCCGGCGGTGTCCGCGGAACGTATGTTGCATGACTACGTGAACGTCCTCTACCGGCCGGCTGCGGAGGCAGGACGCCGGGCTGTTGCCAACTCCTACTCGCAGGCCCGGTCCCTGGCAGCCTGGACAGCCCAGGTGCGTTCCGCCTGGCCCCTGCTGCATGTGGAGCACGTGGATTCCGTGGGAGTCTCCGAGGATCCGCAGATCGGGGACACCATGCAGGTGAACGCGTACGTCGCGCTGCATACCCTGACGCCCGCTGACGTCTCGGTGGAGGTGGCTTATGGCCGCGCCGAGGAAAGCGACACCCTGTCGGATGTGACCCTGATGGAACTGCAGGCCAAGGAGGACCTGGGCAGCGGGCGCCACCTGTTCAGCGGCTCCCTGACGATCGACCGCTCCGGCCCGTTCGGCTACACCGTCCGCGTCCTGCCCCGGCACGAGGCACTGGCGTCAAAGGCTGAACTGGGGCTGATCGTCAACGCCTAG
- the treS gene encoding maltose alpha-D-glucosyltransferase: MSFNPQSSSQHFTPKSTFELNAPGLAHDPLWYRKAVFYEVLVRAFADANGDGSGDFSGLIDRLDYLQWLGVDCLWLPPFFQSPLRDGGYDISDYNSVLDEFGTISDFKRLVAEAHARGVRVIIDLPLNHTSDQHPWFQESRKDPDGPFGDFYVWSDTDEKYQDARIIFVDTEESNWTFDPIRRQFFWHRFFSHQPDLNFENPRVIEALFDVVRFWLDQGIDGFRADAIPYLFEEEGTNCENLPATHDFLRKLRAMVDESYPGRVIIAEANQPPNEVVEYFGTAEEPECHMAFHFPIMPRLYYALRDQKAAPIIETMQDTPEIPEGAQWGTFLRNHDELTLEMVTADERAAMLGWYAPDPRMRANIGIRRRLAPLLDNSRAEIELINALLLSLPGSPFLYYGDEIGMGDNIWLEDRDAVRTPMQWNPDRNAGFSHADPGKLYLPVIQSLVYNYGMANVEAEAAHSGSLLRWTRQILSVRKNHPAFGLGAFKHVEADHDAVVSYLRELSEDNTMGEAGEVILCAFNLSQHPVAAKLRIPQYAGRGLRDVFGGQPFPGIDEEGSLTLTLGSHDFFWLRVRSATSNPSSPYTQALPVLSIEN, from the coding sequence GTGAGTTTTAACCCGCAAAGTTCCAGTCAGCATTTCACTCCCAAAAGCACGTTTGAGCTAAACGCCCCGGGCTTGGCGCACGACCCTCTGTGGTACCGGAAGGCCGTGTTTTACGAAGTACTGGTCAGGGCATTTGCGGATGCGAACGGAGATGGTTCGGGCGATTTCTCGGGCCTAATTGACAGGCTTGACTACCTGCAGTGGCTGGGCGTGGACTGCCTGTGGCTGCCGCCGTTCTTCCAGTCGCCCCTGCGCGATGGCGGTTACGACATCTCGGATTACAACTCCGTGCTGGATGAGTTCGGAACCATCAGCGACTTCAAGCGGCTGGTTGCCGAGGCCCACGCCCGCGGCGTCCGGGTCATCATCGACCTGCCGCTGAACCACACCTCGGACCAGCACCCCTGGTTCCAGGAGTCGCGTAAGGACCCTGACGGCCCGTTCGGCGATTTTTACGTATGGAGCGATACCGACGAGAAGTACCAGGATGCGCGCATCATCTTCGTGGACACGGAGGAGTCCAACTGGACCTTCGATCCGATCCGCCGGCAGTTCTTCTGGCACCGCTTTTTCAGCCACCAGCCTGACCTCAACTTTGAAAACCCCCGGGTCATCGAAGCACTTTTTGACGTGGTGCGGTTCTGGCTGGACCAGGGCATCGACGGCTTCCGGGCCGATGCGATTCCCTACCTCTTCGAGGAAGAGGGGACCAACTGCGAAAACCTTCCGGCCACGCACGATTTCCTGCGCAAGCTGCGGGCCATGGTGGACGAAAGCTACCCCGGCCGCGTCATCATCGCCGAGGCCAACCAGCCGCCCAACGAAGTGGTGGAGTACTTCGGAACAGCGGAAGAGCCCGAGTGCCACATGGCCTTCCACTTTCCCATCATGCCGCGGCTCTACTACGCCCTGCGCGACCAGAAGGCCGCCCCGATCATCGAGACCATGCAGGACACGCCCGAAATTCCGGAGGGTGCCCAGTGGGGCACGTTCCTGCGGAACCACGATGAGCTGACCCTTGAAATGGTCACAGCGGATGAGCGGGCCGCCATGCTGGGCTGGTACGCGCCGGACCCCCGGATGCGTGCAAACATCGGTATCCGCCGCCGGCTGGCGCCCCTGCTGGATAATTCCCGTGCCGAGATCGAACTGATCAACGCCCTGCTGCTGTCGCTGCCCGGCAGCCCGTTCCTGTACTACGGGGACGAGATCGGCATGGGGGACAACATCTGGCTCGAGGACCGCGACGCTGTGCGTACCCCGATGCAGTGGAATCCGGACCGCAACGCCGGTTTCTCCCACGCGGACCCGGGAAAGCTTTACCTCCCGGTGATCCAGTCCCTGGTCTACAACTACGGAATGGCCAACGTCGAAGCCGAGGCTGCGCATTCCGGTTCCCTGCTCCGCTGGACCCGGCAGATCCTCAGCGTCCGCAAGAACCACCCGGCGTTCGGGCTGGGGGCCTTCAAGCACGTCGAAGCGGATCATGACGCCGTCGTGTCGTACCTGCGCGAACTCTCGGAGGACAACACGATGGGGGAGGCCGGGGAAGTCATTCTCTGTGCGTTCAACCTTTCCCAGCACCCGGTCGCCGCTAAACTGCGGATCCCGCAATACGCCGGTCGCGGCCTGCGCGACGTCTTCGGCGGCCAGCCCTTCCCCGGGATTGACGAAGAGGGATCGCTGACACTGACCTTGGGAAGCCATGATTTCTTCTGGCTGCGGGTCCGCTCAGCGACGTCGAACCCATCTTCCCCGTATACGCAGGCGCTCCCCGTCCTGTCCATCGAGAACTGA
- a CDS encoding alpha-1,4-glucan--maltose-1-phosphate maltosyltransferase, with protein MTTNSGTTAALKKKPKGKITDGLRFGRFPITAVQPVVEGGKYPAKALPGEDIVVGATAFREGHDQLGVSAVLLDPRGKERQRVRLAPPRGERGMGTDRWEGILTPSGVGNWTFFIEAWHDRYGTWHHNAEVKVAAGIDVELMLAEGEALLSEAADDVSRSASDRRTLRMAASILGNGSLTEEERLAGGFGADVADVVNRQPIRELVTASEQFPLLVERDLAGRGAWYEFFPRSEGAVRDHTTGAWTSGNFRTAAKRLDAVAAMGFDVIYMPPIHPIGIQHRKGPNNTLIAGPHDPGSPWAIGAKEGGHDAIHPDLGTFEDFDAFVARANELGLEVALDLALQAAPDHPWVESHPEWFTTRVDGSIAYAENPPKKYQDIFPLNFDNDPEGLAKEILRIVQLWVSHGVKIFRVDNPHTKPVWFWEWLIAQVNKKTPGVVFLAEAFTRPAMMHALGRAGFQQSYTYFTWRNTKKELETYFAEVSHESAAFFRPNFFVNTPDILTEYLQFGGPAAFKIRAALASTASPLWGVYAGFELYEHVARPGAEEYIDNEKFEYKARDWDAAAESGRTLAPYLTRLNSIRHSHPALQDLQNLTVHHSSDDATVVYSKHKTLPDGTKDTIIVVVNVDPHGTRESTVSLDLAALQLDAEDLLPNGAFRVDDLISGESWEWGEYNYVRLDAHVEPAHILSVRRLHQ; from the coding sequence GTGACGACTAACTCAGGAACCACCGCCGCCCTAAAGAAAAAGCCCAAAGGCAAAATCACCGACGGCCTCAGGTTTGGCCGTTTTCCGATCACCGCCGTACAGCCTGTGGTTGAGGGTGGAAAATACCCTGCCAAGGCCTTGCCGGGCGAGGATATCGTGGTCGGTGCCACCGCTTTCCGGGAGGGCCATGACCAGCTTGGTGTCAGCGCCGTCCTTTTGGATCCCCGCGGGAAGGAACGCCAGCGCGTACGCCTGGCGCCGCCCAGGGGGGAACGCGGCATGGGGACGGACCGCTGGGAGGGGATCCTCACGCCGTCGGGCGTTGGAAACTGGACCTTTTTCATCGAGGCCTGGCACGACCGCTACGGAACCTGGCACCACAACGCGGAAGTTAAGGTCGCCGCGGGCATCGACGTGGAGCTGATGCTCGCCGAAGGCGAGGCACTGCTGTCAGAAGCGGCCGACGACGTCTCCCGCAGTGCGTCGGACCGGCGAACCCTGCGCATGGCTGCCTCAATCCTGGGCAACGGGTCCCTCACCGAAGAAGAGCGCCTTGCCGGCGGCTTCGGCGCCGACGTGGCAGATGTCGTGAACCGCCAGCCGATCCGTGAACTGGTGACGGCCTCCGAGCAGTTCCCGCTGCTTGTGGAGCGCGACCTCGCAGGACGCGGGGCCTGGTACGAATTCTTCCCACGCTCCGAAGGGGCGGTCCGGGACCACACCACCGGGGCCTGGACCTCAGGTAACTTCCGGACGGCTGCCAAGCGGCTGGATGCAGTGGCAGCCATGGGCTTCGATGTGATCTACATGCCGCCGATCCACCCGATCGGAATTCAGCACCGCAAGGGCCCGAACAACACCCTGATCGCTGGGCCCCACGACCCCGGCTCGCCGTGGGCCATCGGCGCCAAGGAGGGCGGACACGACGCCATCCATCCGGATCTTGGCACGTTCGAGGACTTTGACGCATTTGTTGCCCGCGCCAATGAACTGGGGCTGGAAGTTGCCCTGGACCTGGCGCTGCAGGCCGCCCCCGACCACCCTTGGGTGGAGTCTCACCCTGAGTGGTTTACCACCCGTGTTGACGGCAGCATTGCCTACGCCGAAAATCCGCCGAAAAAATACCAGGATATCTTCCCGCTGAATTTCGACAATGATCCCGAGGGGCTGGCCAAGGAAATCCTCCGGATCGTCCAGCTGTGGGTCAGCCATGGCGTCAAGATTTTCCGGGTGGACAATCCGCATACAAAGCCGGTGTGGTTCTGGGAATGGCTCATTGCGCAGGTCAACAAAAAGACCCCCGGCGTGGTGTTCCTGGCAGAGGCATTTACACGCCCCGCGATGATGCACGCCCTGGGCCGGGCCGGATTCCAGCAGTCCTACACCTACTTCACGTGGCGGAACACGAAAAAGGAACTCGAAACTTACTTCGCCGAGGTCAGCCACGAGTCCGCCGCTTTCTTCCGCCCGAATTTCTTCGTCAACACACCGGATATCCTGACGGAGTACCTCCAGTTCGGCGGTCCGGCGGCCTTCAAGATCCGCGCGGCACTGGCATCGACGGCCAGCCCGTTGTGGGGTGTTTATGCCGGTTTCGAGCTGTACGAGCATGTGGCCCGCCCCGGGGCGGAAGAATACATCGACAATGAAAAGTTCGAATACAAGGCCCGTGACTGGGACGCTGCGGCTGAGTCGGGCCGCACCCTGGCCCCGTACCTGACCAGGCTCAACAGCATCCGGCACTCCCACCCGGCGCTGCAGGATCTGCAGAACCTCACTGTCCACCACAGCTCGGATGACGCGACCGTTGTCTACTCCAAGCACAAGACCCTTCCGGACGGCACCAAGGACACCATCATTGTGGTGGTCAACGTGGATCCCCACGGCACGAGGGAGAGCACCGTCTCGCTGGATCTGGCGGCCCTCCAACTCGATGCCGAGGATTTGTTGCCCAATGGCGCGTTCCGCGTGGACGACCTCATTTCCGGCGAATCCTGGGAGTGGGGCGAATACAATTACGTCCGCCTGGACGCGCACGTCGAACCCGCACACATTCTGAGCGTACGGAGATTGCATCAGTGA
- a CDS encoding barstar family protein, whose amino-acid sequence MKIYSADTWTMEELQEQVADAGRRVLVVPAADSKRAVLETFGEVLAFPEHYGVNLDALNDSLHDFADSISENGDVPVTLIWQVAAAFRGDRSFGIICEVLQDAESYAGSDLSVTAVLL is encoded by the coding sequence ATGAAAATCTACTCCGCCGACACCTGGACCATGGAAGAACTCCAGGAACAGGTGGCCGATGCGGGCCGCCGCGTCCTGGTGGTGCCTGCCGCGGACAGCAAACGGGCGGTCCTGGAAACCTTCGGTGAAGTCCTGGCGTTCCCCGAGCACTACGGAGTGAACCTGGACGCCCTGAACGATTCCCTGCACGATTTCGCAGACAGCATCAGCGAAAACGGCGACGTTCCGGTCACGCTGATCTGGCAGGTCGCCGCGGCATTCCGCGGCGACCGTTCCTTCGGGATTATCTGCGAGGTCCTCCAGGATGCCGAGAGCTACGCCGGCAGCGACCTGTCCGTCACCGCCGTTCTCCTCTAG